The following proteins are encoded in a genomic region of Puniceicoccus vermicola:
- a CDS encoding tetratricopeptide repeat protein, giving the protein MSLVSGCGNESSSESAAEQGLQALSIFDFEEAYDDLTTAVEGMSPSDPEWVELAYALGISAWHRSPSTPEFVQEASDLFEEVAITTEDEAVRNRCYLNLGRIAEVKDFADDPKNAEVAREYYLKVAEAVPGTDLGSRAILRLAQTYIDDLNQEGYQEAVNIVRSYFEEDPDAPYANVGWQFVGDIERFYLGDEEAALEAMQLAYAKGFAVESKEDVYIWQMSQLATHLGLTEDAVTYYTTIVTKYPRSRYRWIAREELIKLAEQNPELEIEIPELTAYGEV; this is encoded by the coding sequence TTGTCACTCGTTTCCGGATGTGGAAACGAGAGTTCGTCGGAATCGGCGGCAGAACAAGGGCTTCAGGCTCTTTCGATCTTCGACTTCGAAGAGGCTTATGATGATTTAACTACCGCTGTTGAAGGAATGAGTCCGTCTGACCCCGAGTGGGTCGAGCTCGCCTATGCTCTTGGGATTTCGGCCTGGCATCGTAGCCCTTCGACTCCAGAGTTCGTTCAGGAGGCTAGTGATCTCTTCGAGGAAGTAGCGATTACGACCGAGGATGAAGCGGTACGGAATCGCTGTTATTTGAATCTGGGCCGGATCGCGGAGGTGAAGGATTTTGCCGATGACCCGAAGAATGCTGAAGTGGCACGGGAGTATTATTTGAAAGTGGCGGAAGCGGTGCCCGGAACCGATCTGGGTAGTCGTGCCATTCTTCGTCTCGCGCAGACTTATATAGATGATTTGAATCAAGAGGGTTATCAAGAGGCAGTGAACATCGTTCGTTCTTACTTTGAGGAGGATCCCGATGCTCCTTATGCGAATGTGGGCTGGCAGTTTGTCGGAGATATCGAGAGATTCTATCTGGGTGATGAGGAAGCTGCCTTGGAGGCGATGCAATTAGCCTACGCAAAGGGCTTTGCGGTGGAATCGAAAGAGGACGTCTATATCTGGCAAATGAGTCAGTTGGCGACTCACTTGGGTCTAACTGAGGATGCGGTCACTTATTATACAACGATTGTTACCAAATATCCTCGTAGCCGGTACCGTTGGATAGCGCGCGAAGAACTGATAAAGCTGGCAGAGCAGAATCCGGAACTCGAAATCGAGATCCCGGAGTTGACGGCTTACGGTGAGGTATAA
- a CDS encoding carbohydrate ABC transporter permease has protein sequence MENNLTSEQLNSARKRAKFFQKSKLYLSLYLLVLPTTLSLLVFSYYPKIDVVIMSFFRWEPPSVQEYIGFDNFARAFKDPQFWQSFKLVGILLVANLLKLWPGILAAIALHRIASDRLRYFFQVCFVVPMIIPAMVFLLIWKSFYEPEFGLVNRFLNATGLMSVLNWLDGVMPSIANQLEPVSNHFINPIFGSVGGIVLLGAIIITFSFRKERTPSRIGDYLWILVGSCLFPISSSAGLLVSASGWLSLFGAFVIWMFFGSRRMSGSWIIWPFIILAGVLVFWGGIMWRLSALLLVGMAVYELVRSKRDYFTGRPLIIYIGLAVITVGSLLILFGSIWTSPIDQFANGKPAWLGNKDLVIPAILFWGFPWVGTVGVLIYLSGLQNISEDVYEAARLDGVTPLGMIFRIELPLIMTQVRINIIFMTINTLVAYEIFFILLGVDGGPGNKGLVPGLFMFQAAFVDGQFGYACALGMVLFVIILLLTVINQKFVKVDK, from the coding sequence ATGGAAAACAATCTAACTTCCGAGCAGCTAAACAGCGCGCGAAAGCGAGCGAAGTTCTTTCAAAAGAGCAAACTCTACCTTTCCCTCTACCTGCTAGTCCTTCCGACAACGCTCTCCCTTCTTGTCTTCAGTTATTACCCGAAAATCGATGTGGTTATCATGTCGTTTTTCCGGTGGGAGCCACCATCCGTCCAGGAATACATCGGCTTTGACAATTTTGCCCGAGCCTTCAAGGACCCACAATTTTGGCAGTCCTTTAAGTTGGTCGGGATTTTGTTGGTGGCCAATCTTTTGAAGTTATGGCCGGGGATTCTGGCCGCCATTGCTCTTCACCGGATTGCCAGCGACCGTTTGCGTTACTTCTTCCAAGTATGTTTCGTTGTTCCGATGATCATTCCGGCGATGGTCTTTCTTCTGATTTGGAAGAGTTTCTACGAACCGGAATTTGGGCTGGTGAACCGATTTTTAAATGCCACGGGATTGATGAGCGTCCTGAATTGGCTGGATGGAGTGATGCCCTCGATCGCGAACCAGTTGGAACCTGTCTCAAATCATTTCATCAATCCGATTTTTGGGAGCGTTGGCGGAATCGTCTTACTCGGCGCCATTATTATTACCTTTTCGTTTCGAAAGGAGCGAACCCCATCGAGGATCGGGGATTACCTTTGGATTCTCGTGGGTAGCTGCCTTTTTCCGATTTCTAGTTCTGCCGGTCTACTTGTCTCGGCATCAGGCTGGTTGTCGCTCTTCGGTGCGTTTGTCATTTGGATGTTTTTCGGATCCCGTCGGATGAGTGGGAGCTGGATCATTTGGCCTTTTATCATCCTTGCCGGCGTCCTTGTTTTCTGGGGCGGAATTATGTGGCGGCTTTCAGCGCTCCTCTTGGTGGGGATGGCGGTCTACGAGCTGGTTCGTTCCAAACGCGACTATTTCACGGGTCGTCCGCTGATCATCTACATCGGTTTGGCAGTTATTACCGTAGGTTCTCTACTTATCCTCTTTGGCTCGATTTGGACCTCTCCAATTGATCAGTTTGCCAATGGGAAACCCGCTTGGCTCGGGAATAAGGATTTGGTCATCCCAGCGATTCTCTTCTGGGGCTTCCCTTGGGTGGGGACTGTTGGGGTTCTGATTTACCTTTCGGGGCTTCAGAATATCTCGGAAGACGTCTATGAGGCTGCACGCCTTGATGGTGTAACTCCTCTCGGGATGATCTTCCGGATCGAACTGCCACTCATCATGACGCAGGTCCGCATCAACATCATTTTCATGACGATCAATACCTTGGTCGCCTATGAGATCTTCTTCATCCTTCTCGGGGTGGACGGGGGTCCGGGGAACAAAGGCCTGGTTCCAGGTCTGTTCATGTTCCAAGCCGCGTTCGTCGATGGTCAGTTTGGCTATGCGTGTGCTCTAGGGATGGTTCTCTTCGTGATCATTCTACTTCTGACCGTCATCAATCAGAAGTTTGTGAAGGTGGATAAATAA
- a CDS encoding extracellular solute-binding protein, translating to MKGKFKLSYISVIVLVVAYIFSAGRFLLLPKGEGEGGSGKRQVLVAHWQLEPGFREGLQWAIDQYNELPHVREAGIQVEQTGITEKVYSQFMNVHLISGTAPDIAAKGKTELIKGNAVAKFFAALGSYVTEPNPYNNIQNLSSDLDPQLAEYLAKAPWKDTFVDGMAGGYDEQLDDYYAVPIASFGSMRIFYNMTFVKAAKEMILEGLASDPQPEWLQNCWIREENGEVRGFLPENDRLYSWLDSEEPPETLGQLILFCEAVNAYSRKMGIDTLVPVSGSKYNATDLTNYYQNVFFSHFADRVKMVPSSVNLSTLESVAGWYEGNVWNFDEPAIYQAFELGKIFTKYYPTGYVGLDREQAQRRFVLGNAAAISSGGWDAAGILFGAANRDKPEDRFNVVIRPAPFPSEGERWEDYLPNRFSAADANAGVPLAINKASKNFDWALDFLKFITSQPINEEMTLRARWLPAIIGSKATETMAPFTPIIEGRPKDWVLGMKLSGGFESVYTGQRKLYLDGSITYDEFVQRLRDFLDIPEVGMKRSWFRLHQQEADTMRANDRSMSVEDFESFFFDDQRARERTESILYQSLTNDEGVSSEILWKHYNPGKEFPKF from the coding sequence ATGAAAGGAAAATTCAAATTATCGTACATTTCGGTCATCGTTTTGGTGGTCGCCTATATCTTCAGTGCCGGTCGTTTTCTGCTTCTTCCGAAAGGGGAAGGAGAGGGAGGTTCCGGCAAACGGCAGGTTCTCGTCGCTCACTGGCAGCTTGAGCCGGGGTTTCGGGAAGGATTGCAGTGGGCTATCGACCAATACAATGAACTTCCTCACGTTCGGGAGGCAGGGATTCAAGTGGAACAAACGGGGATAACGGAGAAAGTCTATTCTCAGTTTATGAATGTCCACTTGATCAGTGGAACCGCCCCGGATATCGCAGCCAAAGGGAAAACCGAGTTGATCAAGGGGAATGCGGTGGCCAAGTTTTTTGCGGCCTTGGGTTCATATGTGACCGAACCGAATCCCTACAATAATATTCAAAACCTCAGTAGTGATCTGGACCCTCAGCTTGCAGAGTATCTCGCGAAAGCTCCGTGGAAGGACACTTTTGTCGATGGTATGGCTGGTGGATATGACGAGCAGCTTGATGACTATTATGCGGTGCCGATCGCTTCATTTGGTTCCATGAGGATCTTTTACAACATGACGTTTGTCAAGGCAGCCAAGGAAATGATCCTAGAGGGGCTGGCCAGTGATCCTCAACCGGAATGGCTTCAGAATTGTTGGATTCGGGAAGAAAACGGCGAAGTTCGTGGTTTTCTACCTGAGAATGATCGCCTTTATTCTTGGTTGGATTCGGAGGAACCACCAGAGACCTTGGGGCAATTGATTCTCTTTTGCGAAGCCGTGAATGCGTATTCGAGAAAAATGGGAATTGATACATTAGTCCCGGTTTCAGGGAGTAAGTACAACGCGACCGACTTGACTAATTACTATCAAAATGTGTTCTTTTCCCATTTTGCAGACCGAGTCAAAATGGTGCCTTCCTCCGTGAATTTGTCCACTCTGGAAAGTGTCGCCGGATGGTATGAAGGGAATGTCTGGAATTTTGATGAACCCGCAATCTATCAGGCGTTCGAGCTCGGCAAGATTTTTACCAAATACTACCCCACGGGTTACGTCGGACTCGACCGCGAGCAAGCGCAACGGAGATTTGTTCTCGGAAATGCGGCGGCGATTTCATCCGGTGGATGGGATGCGGCGGGGATTCTGTTTGGTGCCGCGAATCGAGATAAGCCGGAGGATCGCTTCAATGTCGTAATTCGGCCGGCTCCATTTCCCAGCGAAGGCGAGCGTTGGGAGGATTATTTGCCTAACAGGTTTTCTGCGGCGGATGCAAATGCCGGGGTCCCTTTAGCAATCAACAAGGCGAGTAAGAATTTCGATTGGGCCTTGGATTTCTTGAAATTCATCACCTCTCAGCCGATCAACGAAGAGATGACTTTGCGAGCTCGCTGGTTGCCCGCGATTATCGGTTCGAAGGCTACGGAAACTATGGCACCGTTTACCCCGATTATCGAAGGCCGCCCGAAAGATTGGGTCTTGGGGATGAAGCTGTCTGGTGGGTTTGAGTCGGTCTATACCGGACAGCGAAAGCTCTATTTAGACGGGAGTATCACCTACGACGAGTTCGTCCAACGGTTGAGAGATTTCCTGGATATTCCCGAAGTGGGCATGAAGCGCTCGTGGTTCCGTTTGCACCAGCAAGAGGCGGATACGATGAGAGCGAATGACCGAAGCATGAGCGTAGAAGACTTTGAGTCCTTCTTTTTTGATGACCAGAGAGCTCGTGAACGAACCGAGTCGATCCTCTATCAATCATTAACGAACGATGAGGGAGTCAGCTCGGAAATCCTATGGAAACATTACAACCCCGGAAAAGAATTCCCGAAATTCTGA